A single genomic interval of Amycolatopsis albispora harbors:
- the chrA gene encoding chromate efflux transporter, with the protein MSETANRDVIPLRTATWAWFLISLQTFGGPAGQIAVMQRTLVEEKRWIGQQRFLHALNYCMLLPGPEAQQLAIYVGWLLNGRRGGIIAGTLFVLPGMVALLALSAIYVTFGDTTLVTAIFAGLAPAVVAIIAQAVPRVGKRVLHHPALIGIAAAGFVALAVFAVPFPIVIAAAAAIGWALGRFAPRTIKPPPTNGAADGPAPLIPDDALHHEAPSTRRSLTVLGVGLLLWAAPIAAVAVFTGVGSTLTTQGLFFSGTAVVTFGGAYAVLAFVAQRAVEVYGWLSAQDMVRGLALAESTPGPLIMVVQFVAFLGAYHHPGSLDPWVAGVLGALLTTWVTFVPCFLFILLGAPYVERLRHNRGISTALTGITAAVVGVIANLALYFALHTLFTTSDVHRFGPVQVNLPELASFRPVAAAITAIALVLVFALRWPMLRTLAVCAGLGATAALFGLPLT; encoded by the coding sequence ATGTCCGAAACCGCGAACCGGGACGTCATCCCACTGCGTACCGCGACCTGGGCGTGGTTTCTGATCTCGCTGCAGACGTTCGGAGGCCCGGCCGGGCAGATCGCGGTCATGCAACGCACCCTGGTCGAGGAGAAACGCTGGATCGGCCAACAACGCTTCCTGCACGCGCTGAACTACTGCATGCTGCTGCCCGGCCCCGAAGCCCAGCAGCTGGCCATCTACGTGGGATGGCTACTCAACGGCCGCCGCGGCGGGATCATCGCCGGGACCCTGTTCGTGCTGCCCGGCATGGTTGCCCTGCTCGCGCTGTCGGCCATCTACGTGACGTTCGGCGACACCACCCTGGTGACCGCGATCTTCGCCGGGCTCGCACCCGCGGTGGTCGCGATCATCGCCCAAGCCGTACCCAGGGTCGGCAAACGCGTCCTGCACCACCCCGCGCTCATCGGGATCGCCGCCGCCGGCTTTGTGGCGCTGGCGGTGTTCGCGGTCCCGTTCCCGATCGTCATCGCCGCAGCAGCGGCCATCGGCTGGGCACTCGGCCGGTTCGCACCCCGCACGATCAAACCCCCGCCCACCAACGGCGCCGCCGACGGACCAGCACCGTTGATCCCCGACGACGCCCTGCACCACGAAGCCCCCTCTACACGGCGGAGCCTGACCGTGCTCGGTGTCGGTCTGCTGCTCTGGGCCGCCCCGATCGCCGCGGTGGCGGTGTTCACCGGCGTGGGCAGCACGCTCACCACGCAGGGGCTGTTCTTCTCCGGCACCGCCGTGGTCACCTTCGGCGGCGCCTACGCCGTGCTCGCCTTCGTCGCCCAGCGCGCCGTCGAGGTCTACGGCTGGCTCTCCGCCCAAGACATGGTGCGGGGCCTCGCTCTGGCCGAGTCCACCCCCGGCCCGCTGATCATGGTCGTGCAGTTCGTGGCCTTCCTCGGCGCCTACCACCACCCCGGTAGCCTCGACCCATGGGTCGCCGGGGTGCTCGGGGCGCTGCTGACCACCTGGGTCACCTTCGTGCCCTGCTTCCTGTTCATCCTGCTCGGCGCCCCCTACGTCGAACGCCTCCGCCACAACCGCGGCATCTCCACCGCACTGACCGGCATCACCGCCGCTGTCGTCGGTGTGATCGCCAACCTCGCCCTGTACTTCGCCCTGCACACCCTCTTCACCACCAGCGATGTCCACCGATTCGGGCCGGTGCAGGTGAACCTGCCCGAACTAGCCAGCTTCCGACCCGTGGCCGCCGCGATCACCGCCATCGCCCTCGTCCTGGTGTTCGCGCTGCGCTGGCCGATGCTGCGCACCCTGGCCGTCTGCGCCGGTCTCGGCGCCACCGCCGCACTTTTCGGGCTTCCCCTCACCTGA
- a CDS encoding inositol monophosphatase family protein codes for MLSAPDFTTALTAAQAAIDLAVEHVLSHRPRSIRYKGDRDPVSEVDEDVEHVVRQRLIADGHTEIGFLGEETGAVGSQETYWVLDPIDGTINHHHGSPLCAIALGLVHNHRPILGVTALPFLGHRYWATDGQGAYRDGEPIAVSVTESLDRALIGFSDYGSGQDTALRDVLCSTVDRELTARAQGLRRYGSSALDLVWVADGTLDACVLLGNRTWDTAAGAVIAREAGALVLDADASPHTTRSRCAIATTPGLRDELLPFLRVLRGTRFWPDDDRPEPVMSPTGLPQSGEP; via the coding sequence ATGCTGTCGGCACCCGACTTCACCACTGCCCTGACCGCGGCACAGGCCGCGATCGATCTTGCCGTCGAGCATGTCCTCAGCCACCGTCCTCGCTCGATCCGATACAAGGGCGACCGCGACCCTGTATCCGAAGTGGACGAGGACGTCGAACACGTTGTCCGCCAACGGTTGATTGCCGACGGGCACACCGAGATCGGGTTCCTCGGAGAGGAAACCGGCGCGGTTGGTAGCCAGGAGACCTACTGGGTTCTCGATCCCATCGACGGCACGATCAACCACCACCACGGCAGTCCCTTGTGCGCGATCGCCCTCGGGCTCGTGCACAACCACCGGCCCATCCTCGGCGTCACCGCGCTTCCCTTTCTCGGACACCGCTACTGGGCGACCGACGGGCAAGGCGCCTACCGCGACGGAGAGCCGATCGCCGTCTCGGTCACCGAGTCGCTCGATCGAGCCCTGATCGGGTTCAGCGACTATGGCAGCGGCCAGGACACCGCCCTGCGAGACGTGCTTTGCTCCACTGTGGACCGGGAACTCACTGCACGGGCACAAGGGCTTCGCCGCTATGGCTCTTCCGCGCTTGACCTCGTCTGGGTCGCCGACGGCACCCTTGACGCCTGCGTCCTGCTCGGCAATCGGACGTGGGATACCGCGGCCGGGGCTGTCATCGCCCGCGAGGCGGGAGCCCTCGTCTTGGATGCTGACGCCAGCCCTCACACCACCCGTTCCCGGTGCGCGATCGCCACCACGCCGGGACTTCGCGACGAGTTGCTGCCCTTCCTGCGGGTCTTGCGTGGTACCCGTTTTTGGCCCGATGACGACCGACCCGAACCCGTCATGAGTCCGACCGGCTTGCCGCAGAGCGGTGAACCGTAG
- a CDS encoding sensor histidine kinase, translating to MIRRWPLRIRLTAAFTVMMALVLLGVGIVTVTHTRESLDASISESLEHRLRDLQPIATTAAPVLSSGGRDTGEQVLDDAGQIIASSPDVADQPLLTPAELATARRGELVVDHATAGQLDGPVRIAAAPTGADGRIAVAAVTLADRDAAVADLRQELAVGLPLALLAAAVGAYLLAAAALRPVERMRARAATITAAHPTQRLPVPSARDEISRLGTTFNDLLDRLHAAVERERQFVADASHELRTPLSLLTTELELAARRPRTTRELTAALGSALEETERLSRLAQDLLLLARTDQAGPPARPGEPTPVRPVLESVIARYRSTLDEHQVILDCTPELTVRADPGDLDRAVSNLIDNAARHGQPPIIITASPPDTELGVSIRVRDHGSGIAPEFLPHAFDRFTRADDARTGGGTGLGLALVAALARRNGGAATAANHPDGGTTVILTLPAANHPDATIPDAPAAAPG from the coding sequence ATGATCCGGCGGTGGCCGCTCCGGATCCGGCTCACCGCCGCGTTCACGGTGATGATGGCGCTGGTCCTGCTCGGAGTCGGGATCGTCACCGTGACGCACACACGCGAATCGCTCGACGCCTCGATCAGCGAATCGTTGGAGCACCGGCTGCGCGACCTCCAACCGATCGCCACCACCGCCGCACCAGTGCTGTCCAGCGGCGGCCGGGACACCGGCGAGCAGGTCCTCGACGACGCAGGCCAGATCATCGCCAGCTCCCCGGACGTGGCCGACCAGCCCCTGCTGACTCCAGCGGAGCTGGCGACCGCGCGGCGCGGCGAGCTCGTGGTCGATCACGCCACCGCCGGACAGCTGGACGGGCCGGTGCGTATCGCCGCCGCCCCCACCGGTGCGGACGGCCGGATCGCCGTGGCCGCGGTGACCCTCGCCGACCGCGACGCCGCGGTGGCCGACCTACGCCAAGAACTGGCGGTCGGCCTGCCGCTGGCGCTGCTCGCCGCCGCGGTCGGGGCCTACCTGCTGGCCGCCGCCGCACTGCGACCGGTGGAACGGATGCGCGCCCGCGCCGCCACCATCACCGCCGCACACCCCACGCAGCGTCTACCCGTGCCGTCGGCTCGCGACGAAATCTCCCGGCTGGGCACCACGTTCAACGATCTACTCGACCGCCTGCACGCCGCTGTCGAGCGGGAACGGCAGTTCGTCGCCGACGCCAGCCACGAGCTCCGCACCCCGCTCAGCCTGCTGACCACCGAACTCGAACTCGCGGCGCGCCGACCCCGCACCACACGGGAACTGACCGCCGCGCTGGGCTCGGCATTGGAGGAAACCGAACGACTATCCCGCCTGGCCCAGGACCTCCTCCTGCTCGCCCGCACCGACCAGGCCGGTCCGCCGGCCCGGCCCGGCGAGCCCACCCCGGTGCGTCCCGTGCTGGAGTCAGTGATCGCCCGCTACCGCAGCACCCTCGACGAGCACCAAGTGATCCTGGACTGCACACCGGAGCTCACGGTGCGCGCCGATCCCGGCGATCTCGACCGGGCGGTGAGCAACCTGATCGACAACGCCGCCCGGCACGGGCAGCCACCCATCATCATCACGGCCAGCCCGCCCGACACCGAGCTTGGGGTGAGCATCCGGGTGCGTGACCACGGCTCCGGCATCGCCCCCGAGTTCCTGCCGCACGCGTTCGACCGCTTCACCCGCGCCGACGACGCCCGCACCGGCGGCGGCACCGGACTGGGCCTGGCCCTGGTCGCCGCGCTGGCCCGCCGCAACGGCGGTGCCGCGACTGCCGCCAACCATCCCGACGGCGGCACCACCGTCATCCTCACCCTCCCCGCCGCCAACCATCCCGACGCCACCATTCCGGACGCCCCGGCCGCCGCACCCGGATGA
- a CDS encoding ABC transporter ATP-binding protein: protein MSTVPGFLLDRVTVTRGPTRLLDGVCARLPAGACTAVVGPSGAGKSTLLRLLNRLEDPSTGQILLNSTPLAELEVLALRRRVGLVAQQPVLLTNHVAEELRVGRAELTEHRIQHLLDLVGLPARFAQRRTSGLSGGEAQRVCLARTLAVEPEVLLLDEPTAALDAVTTAVITEAARNHTAAGGTVILVSHDLPLVRGIAEHVLVLHHGRLVAHGHPDHIDYLEAG from the coding sequence ATGAGCACCGTGCCCGGTTTTCTTCTGGACCGGGTCACGGTGACCCGCGGCCCAACCCGACTGCTCGACGGAGTCTGCGCCCGTCTCCCGGCCGGAGCGTGCACGGCGGTGGTCGGTCCCAGCGGCGCCGGCAAGTCCACCCTGCTGCGCCTGCTCAACCGGCTGGAGGACCCCAGTACCGGCCAGATCCTGCTCAACAGCACCCCGCTCGCCGAGCTCGAAGTGCTGGCACTGCGGCGCCGGGTCGGCCTGGTCGCGCAACAGCCGGTGCTGCTCACCAACCACGTGGCCGAGGAGCTGCGTGTCGGACGCGCGGAGCTGACCGAGCACCGCATCCAGCACCTGCTCGATCTCGTGGGCCTGCCCGCACGCTTCGCGCAACGCCGCACCAGCGGCCTGTCCGGCGGCGAAGCGCAGCGGGTGTGCCTGGCCCGGACGCTGGCCGTCGAACCCGAGGTCCTGCTGCTGGACGAGCCCACCGCCGCGCTGGACGCCGTGACCACAGCGGTGATCACCGAGGCCGCCCGCAACCACACCGCCGCGGGCGGGACCGTGATCCTGGTCAGCCACGACCTCCCCCTCGTTCGCGGCATCGCCGAGCACGTGCTGGTCCTGCACCACGGGCGCCTGGTCGCCCACGGGCACCCCGACCACATCGACTACCTGGAGGCCGGGTGA
- a CDS encoding helix-turn-helix domain-containing protein, with the protein MAAHTTAKGRRITGEARIKMAADLKKKYEKGASIRALAEATDRSYGFVHRILSEFGVVLRGRGGATRTKPKAS; encoded by the coding sequence ATGGCAGCACACACCACGGCCAAGGGACGCCGGATCACCGGCGAGGCCCGCATCAAGATGGCCGCTGACCTGAAGAAGAAGTACGAAAAGGGCGCCAGCATCCGTGCGCTGGCCGAGGCCACCGACCGCTCGTACGGCTTCGTGCACCGAATCCTGTCGGAGTTCGGTGTGGTGCTGCGTGGACGCGGCGGCGCTACCCGGACCAAGCCCAAAGCCTCATAG
- a CDS encoding helix-turn-helix domain-containing protein encodes MAARPLTPLAVAREAAGYTQEALAVTLKVERTTIGRWERGVQSPQPWQRRGLATALQVSLDVLDDLLRRTLRRPAANITTVLVSPSSSLVTTPVEQIVHQDGPEPEADVIHAAIPRLRRALDRLDLPDDGPTRSPDDLHGEIIRASDDRLQSRYGNLARRLPDLIAELARAGQLGDAAGQRHAAALLTLALRAADGVAFKFGYLDLSARLIDLMRSAAQIAEDPLLLAAVAYVRTETFFATGDLDTAARALELAADHVPDLDTTSSLAAFGALHMRAAVVAGRAGKADLAADHLREARRAAGSVPEGIYVGTAFGPASLRIHELAVAVELRDPLGIERAAYWHPPHELPAERRSHYFIDLARAQLTLGRHEDAHLCLQAARQAAPEHTRTHPQVRQSLSSLLRTHSTPSAGLLDLAAWARAR; translated from the coding sequence ATGGCAGCACGGCCTCTCACCCCGCTCGCCGTTGCCCGCGAGGCCGCTGGTTATACCCAGGAAGCCCTCGCCGTCACCCTGAAGGTCGAACGGACCACCATCGGACGTTGGGAACGTGGGGTCCAGTCACCTCAGCCTTGGCAGCGGCGCGGCCTCGCCACCGCCCTGCAGGTCTCGCTCGACGTACTCGACGACCTGCTGCGACGTACCCTTCGGCGACCTGCTGCCAACATCACGACGGTCCTGGTCTCACCTTCGTCGAGCCTGGTAACGACCCCCGTCGAGCAAATCGTTCACCAGGACGGACCGGAGCCCGAGGCCGACGTCATCCACGCCGCCATCCCGCGCCTGCGCCGCGCGCTTGACCGGCTGGATCTGCCTGACGACGGACCAACCAGGTCTCCGGACGATCTGCACGGCGAGATCATCCGCGCCAGCGACGACCGGCTGCAGTCCCGCTACGGCAACCTCGCCCGCCGCCTGCCCGACCTCATCGCCGAACTCGCCCGCGCCGGTCAGCTGGGCGACGCGGCAGGCCAGCGCCACGCCGCCGCCCTACTGACCTTGGCGTTGCGGGCTGCTGACGGCGTGGCGTTCAAGTTCGGATACCTGGATCTGTCCGCCCGCCTGATCGACCTGATGCGCTCGGCCGCCCAGATCGCCGAGGACCCGCTGCTGCTGGCCGCCGTGGCATACGTGCGCACCGAAACCTTCTTCGCCACCGGCGACCTGGACACCGCCGCTCGCGCTCTCGAACTCGCCGCTGACCACGTGCCCGATCTCGACACGACCTCCTCCTTGGCCGCGTTCGGCGCCCTGCACATGCGCGCCGCGGTGGTGGCCGGCCGGGCGGGCAAAGCTGACCTCGCGGCCGACCACCTGCGTGAGGCCCGCCGCGCCGCGGGCAGTGTGCCCGAGGGCATCTACGTGGGCACCGCGTTCGGCCCGGCCTCGCTGCGCATCCACGAACTCGCGGTCGCCGTCGAACTTCGAGATCCATTGGGTATCGAACGCGCCGCGTACTGGCACCCGCCCCACGAACTGCCCGCCGAGCGTCGCTCCCACTACTTCATCGATCTGGCCCGCGCCCAGCTCACCCTCGGTCGCCACGAAGACGCTCACCTGTGCCTTCAGGCTGCACGCCAGGCCGCGCCCGAGCACACCCGCACCCACCCGCAGGTCCGCCAATCCCTCTCGTCCCTCCTGCGCACCCACAGCACGCCCAGCGCCGGCTTGCTCGACCTCGCCGCTTGGGCCCGCGCTCGCTGA
- a CDS encoding response regulator transcription factor → MRVLVVEDEPKMAGLLRRGLVEEGYAVDVATDGADGFGAAVSRDYDAVVLDVMLPRLSGFEMCRRLRRQQVWVPVLMLTARDAVTDRISGLDGGADDYLTKPFHLEELFARLRALTRRGPVARPTVLTAGDLRIDPASRRCWRGETEIAVTAKEYALLEMFLRQPGVVLTRELLLEHCWDFAYESRSNVVEVHIRALRDKIDRPFAVVSLETVRGAGYRLRPDGGRPRVGAR, encoded by the coding sequence GTGCGGGTACTGGTGGTGGAGGATGAGCCGAAGATGGCGGGCCTGCTGCGCCGTGGCCTGGTCGAGGAGGGCTACGCCGTCGATGTCGCCACAGACGGGGCCGACGGGTTCGGGGCGGCGGTCAGCCGCGACTACGACGCGGTGGTGCTGGACGTGATGCTGCCCCGGCTGTCGGGGTTCGAGATGTGCCGGCGACTGCGCCGCCAGCAGGTGTGGGTGCCGGTGCTGATGCTCACCGCCCGTGACGCGGTGACCGATCGGATCAGCGGCCTGGACGGCGGCGCGGACGACTATCTGACCAAGCCGTTCCACCTGGAGGAGCTGTTCGCTCGGTTGCGGGCATTGACCCGCCGCGGCCCGGTCGCCCGCCCCACCGTGCTCACCGCGGGCGATCTGCGGATCGACCCGGCCAGCCGGCGGTGCTGGCGCGGCGAGACCGAGATCGCGGTGACGGCCAAGGAGTACGCGCTGCTGGAGATGTTCCTGCGCCAGCCCGGCGTGGTGCTCACCCGCGAGCTGCTGCTGGAGCACTGCTGGGACTTCGCCTACGAATCCCGCTCCAACGTCGTCGAGGTGCACATCCGCGCGCTGCGGGACAAGATCGACCGGCCATTCGCGGTGGTCTCGCTGGAGACCGTGCGCGGCGCCGGGTACCGGCTCCGGCCGGATGGTGGACGGCCGCGGGTGGGGGCGCGATGA
- a CDS encoding 6-carboxytetrahydropterin synthase gives MSHKITIEHSFESGHRLPHLGGKCVNLHGHSWSVAVTVSAAELSPEVTVVEFGALKVGVRRWIDEHLDHATMLGVRDRLIAPLVADGNRVFRFGAERPADDAEKFGYGLPWPTVEAVAVLLGRVAESALAELARADGARVERVLVRETRLNTAVYEPPVTR, from the coding sequence ATGTCGCACAAGATCACCATCGAGCACTCCTTCGAGTCCGGGCATCGCTTACCGCACCTGGGCGGCAAATGCGTAAACCTGCACGGCCACTCCTGGTCGGTTGCCGTGACGGTGAGCGCAGCAGAGCTGAGCCCCGAGGTGACCGTCGTGGAGTTCGGCGCTTTGAAGGTCGGGGTGCGGCGCTGGATCGACGAGCACCTCGACCACGCCACGATGCTCGGTGTCCGTGATCGGCTGATCGCCCCGCTGGTCGCCGATGGCAACCGAGTGTTCCGTTTTGGAGCCGAGCGCCCGGCCGACGACGCCGAAAAATTCGGATACGGGCTGCCGTGGCCAACGGTGGAAGCCGTGGCGGTACTGCTAGGCCGAGTCGCGGAGAGCGCGCTGGCCGAACTTGCCCGCGCCGACGGTGCGCGGGTCGAGCGGGTCCTGGTCCGCGAGACCCGGCTGAACACCGCCGTCTACGAACCCCCGGTGACGCGATGA
- a CDS encoding NUDIX hydrolase, whose amino-acid sequence MSTKNCTRPTSPCSLRGVASIVLSVDRESTMMTSSTTPALGPLVAVYGLVGHDERLLLVRDRDASAFRLPGGRVRPGESVEDALRRTLREQTNVDIAYLDFCATVELRDHNSPDGPALYELALLFDVTLAGPEAAWASEHELRWLAEADLHQIELRPAVIAKRLRSDALTVERPWWPHHS is encoded by the coding sequence ATGAGCACCAAGAACTGCACGCGGCCTACAAGTCCTTGCTCACTTCGAGGCGTCGCCTCGATCGTCCTGTCCGTCGATCGTGAGAGCACCATGATGACCTCCTCCACCACTCCCGCTCTCGGTCCGCTTGTCGCGGTATACGGCCTCGTCGGGCACGACGAGCGCCTTCTACTCGTACGAGACCGGGACGCCAGCGCCTTCCGGCTACCCGGCGGTCGAGTACGGCCCGGTGAATCCGTTGAGGACGCCCTGCGGCGCACCCTGCGGGAACAGACCAACGTCGACATCGCCTACCTCGACTTCTGCGCGACGGTGGAACTGCGCGACCACAACTCACCAGACGGGCCTGCGCTCTATGAGCTCGCGCTGCTGTTCGACGTGACTCTCGCCGGCCCCGAAGCCGCCTGGGCCAGCGAACACGAACTGCGGTGGCTCGCCGAGGCGGACCTCCACCAAATCGAGCTGCGCCCCGCGGTCATCGCGAAACGACTGCGAAGCGACGCGCTGACCGTCGAACGCCCGTGGTGGCCGCACCACTCCTGA
- a CDS encoding ABC transporter permease, with translation MTGLSVPSWGGVAASLLLIALTAAVAYRQRLHLTRELITASLRAGAQLAAVGVLLLVIFAHTGLPGAFGWVTIMILLAGQVAGRRGTGLPRARWAATLGVAVGSLVTLATLLGLGIISTQARVVVPIGGMIVSGAMQAAGVALRRLREDAQQARPAIEARLCLGLPARDAFLPHQRSALRTALLPAIDSTKVVGLISLPGAMTGLILAGVDPLTAIRYQIVVMYMLLAATALAALTAARLVEHALFDHAHRLIPLPEPH, from the coding sequence ATGACCGGACTGTCCGTGCCCAGCTGGGGCGGCGTCGCCGCCTCCCTGCTGTTGATCGCCCTCACCGCCGCGGTGGCCTACCGGCAGCGGCTGCACCTGACCCGCGAGCTGATCACCGCATCGCTGCGCGCCGGGGCACAGCTGGCCGCGGTCGGCGTCCTGCTGCTGGTGATCTTCGCCCACACCGGCCTTCCCGGCGCGTTCGGCTGGGTGACGATCATGATCCTCCTCGCCGGACAGGTCGCCGGCCGCCGCGGCACCGGCCTGCCCCGAGCCCGGTGGGCAGCCACCCTCGGGGTCGCCGTCGGCAGCCTCGTCACCCTCGCCACGCTGCTGGGCCTCGGGATCATCTCCACCCAAGCGCGGGTCGTCGTCCCGATCGGCGGCATGATCGTCTCCGGAGCCATGCAGGCCGCCGGGGTCGCCCTGCGCCGCCTGCGCGAAGACGCCCAGCAGGCCCGCCCAGCCATCGAAGCCCGGCTCTGCCTCGGGCTCCCCGCCCGCGACGCGTTCCTGCCCCACCAACGCTCCGCGCTGCGCACCGCGCTGCTGCCCGCGATCGACTCCACCAAGGTCGTCGGCCTGATCAGCCTGCCCGGAGCCATGACCGGACTCATCCTCGCCGGCGTCGACCCCCTCACCGCCATCCGCTACCAGATCGTGGTCATGTACATGCTGCTCGCCGCCACCGCACTCGCCGCTCTCACCGCAGCCCGGCTCGTCGAACACGCCCTGTTCGACCACGCCCACCGCCTCATCCCACTCCCCGAACCCCACTAA
- a CDS encoding SAM-dependent methyltransferase — protein MATHESASGLEQQVDPDAPSLSRIYDYLLGGGHNFAADRAVADKITTLVPGYDVFVRKSRTFVRRAVLHMLTAGIEQFLDLGAGMFSAHPVHHLAQAERPDVRVVYVDRDPIAIAGLGLIVHADDQSTGVIEADLRHVDEVLDHAVTTRLLDLTRPVGVVAGSVLHCLPDAEDPAAALARYHERLAPGSLLAASHADGIVLGLESAAAVEDCLARAGITLVHRSRRQFADLLGPWQPHPDGVAPIGLWRPDGLTLPVRECLWGNAVLADRRPEPAERA, from the coding sequence ATGGCGACGCATGAGAGCGCGTCAGGTCTTGAGCAACAGGTAGACCCCGACGCGCCGTCGCTGTCCCGGATCTACGACTACCTGCTCGGCGGTGGGCACAACTTCGCGGCCGACCGTGCCGTGGCCGACAAGATCACCACCCTGGTGCCTGGGTATGACGTATTCGTCCGCAAGAGCCGCACCTTCGTCCGCCGCGCAGTCCTTCACATGCTCACGGCCGGAATCGAGCAGTTCCTCGACCTGGGTGCGGGCATGTTCAGCGCCCACCCCGTGCATCATCTCGCCCAGGCTGAACGTCCCGACGTCCGCGTCGTCTACGTCGATCGCGACCCCATAGCCATCGCCGGTCTCGGTCTGATCGTCCATGCGGACGATCAGAGCACCGGGGTGATCGAGGCCGACCTGCGGCACGTTGACGAGGTGCTCGACCATGCAGTGACCACTCGGCTGCTCGATCTGACTCGCCCGGTGGGCGTGGTGGCCGGGTCGGTGTTGCATTGCCTGCCCGACGCCGAGGATCCGGCCGCCGCATTGGCCAGGTACCACGAGCGGCTGGCACCCGGCTCGCTGTTGGCCGCTTCACACGCCGACGGCATCGTCCTCGGGCTGGAGTCGGCCGCTGCGGTCGAGGACTGTCTCGCCAGGGCCGGGATCACGCTCGTCCATCGAAGCCGGCGGCAGTTCGCCGACCTGCTGGGACCGTGGCAACCACACCCGGACGGCGTGGCGCCGATCGGCTTGTGGCGACCGGACGGGCTCACCCTGCCCGTACGCGAGTGCCTGTGGGGCAACGCCGTGCTCGCCGACCGCCGTCCCGAGCCCGCGGAGCGAGCATGA
- a CDS encoding HAD family hydrolase — protein MVTAVVFDVGETLLDDSREWGAWADWIGVSRHTFSTVLGAVTAAGRDNAETFQYFKPGFDVARERRLREEAGLGERIEDSDLYSDVRPGLAALRERGLWVGVAGNQTARAAELLRALELPVDRIATSGEWGAAKPSSEFFARVAEMVPDGPGETVYVGDHRDNDVVAAKAAGFCTALIRRGPWGYLWADDPLVRRDADWVIDSLYDLPDLLSLR, from the coding sequence ATGGTGACCGCGGTGGTGTTCGACGTGGGCGAGACGTTGCTGGACGACTCGCGGGAGTGGGGTGCGTGGGCCGACTGGATCGGCGTTTCCCGTCATACCTTCTCGACTGTGCTGGGTGCGGTCACCGCCGCTGGCCGGGACAATGCCGAGACGTTCCAGTACTTCAAGCCGGGCTTCGACGTCGCACGGGAACGGCGGCTGCGCGAGGAGGCTGGCCTGGGTGAGCGCATCGAGGACAGCGACCTCTACAGCGATGTGCGGCCCGGCCTGGCTGCGCTGCGAGAACGCGGCTTGTGGGTCGGGGTAGCTGGGAACCAGACCGCTCGCGCGGCCGAGCTGTTGCGTGCGCTGGAGCTGCCGGTGGACCGGATCGCGACCTCGGGGGAATGGGGTGCCGCCAAGCCGTCGTCCGAGTTCTTCGCCCGCGTGGCAGAGATGGTGCCCGACGGGCCGGGCGAGACGGTGTACGTGGGTGACCACCGGGACAACGACGTGGTTGCCGCGAAGGCAGCGGGCTTCTGCACGGCGTTGATCCGGCGGGGCCCGTGGGGTTACCTGTGGGCTGATGACCCGCTGGTGCGTCGCGACGCGGATTGGGTGATCGACTCCCTTTACGACCTGCCGGATCTGTTGTCCCTGCGCTGA
- a CDS encoding RNA polymerase-binding protein RbpA produces MPRRVLRGYRLGTHTGEPDCDARPAPRIQVRFACRRGHEFTVPFSTDAEIPAVWRCPRHGVEHCLRINEDSAWQPPKGKPPRTHYVMLLERRSIADLEVLVDQALAGILLQRRSPYGRVPIGDRTYGFRFEP; encoded by the coding sequence ATGCCCAGACGGGTCTTGCGGGGCTACCGCCTGGGAACGCACACTGGCGAACCGGATTGCGATGCGCGGCCGGCGCCGCGGATTCAAGTCCGCTTCGCGTGCCGAAGAGGACACGAGTTCACCGTGCCATTCTCGACAGACGCCGAGATACCCGCCGTCTGGAGATGCCCACGACACGGCGTCGAACATTGCCTCCGCATCAATGAAGACTCCGCCTGGCAACCGCCCAAGGGAAAGCCTCCACGCACGCACTACGTCATGCTCTTGGAACGACGCAGCATCGCCGATCTTGAAGTCCTCGTCGACCAGGCGCTGGCGGGCATCCTCCTGCAGCGCCGATCACCTTACGGTCGCGTGCCCATCGGCGACCGAACCTACGGTTTCCGGTTCGAGCCATGA